Sequence from the Streptomyces sp. R33 genome:
GTACTGGTCCCGCAGCCGCCAGGAGTACTGGGTGAAGGGGGACACGTCCGGCCACTTCCAGCACGTGAAGTCCGTCGCCCTCGACTGCGACGCCGACACCCTCCTCGTCAAGGTCGACCAGGTCGGCGCCGCCTGCCACACGGGCGCCCGCACGTGCTTCGACGCCGATGTCCTTCCGCTGGCCGAATAGGTAGGTAGGGTCCCAAGCCATGGATCTTGAGACGTTCCGCAAGCTCGCGGCGGACCGCCGCGTCATCCCCGTGAGCCGCAAGCTGCTGGCCGACGGCGACACCCCGGTCGGGCTCTACCGCAAGCTGGCCGCCGAACGCCCGGGCACCTTCCTCCTGGAGTCCGCCGAGAACGGCCGCTCCTGGTCCCGCTACTCGTTCGTCGGCGTCCGCAGCGACGCCACGCTCACCGTCCGCGACGGCCGGGCGCACTGGATCGGCACCCCGCCCGTCGGCGTCCCCACCGACGGCGACCCGCTCGAGGCCCTGCGGGCCACCGTCCAGACCCTGCACACGCCCCGCGACCTCGCGGGCGGGATGCCGCC
This genomic interval carries:
- the hisI gene encoding phosphoribosyl-AMP cyclohydrolase, producing MAPMSTSSLDPAIAARLKRSADGLVPAIAQQYDTGEVLMLGWMDDEALHRTLTTGRCTYWSRSRQEYWVKGDTSGHFQHVKSVALDCDADTLLVKVDQVGAACHTGARTCFDADVLPLAE